In Equus asinus isolate D_3611 breed Donkey chromosome 13, EquAss-T2T_v2, whole genome shotgun sequence, one DNA window encodes the following:
- the MRM3 gene encoding rRNA methyltransferase 3, mitochondrial isoform X3, producing MTYPETQLRHSLPLLLICDNLRDPGNLGTILRSAAGAGCSKVLLTKGCVDAWEPKVLRAGMGAHFQVPIINNLDWETVPNYLPTDTRVYVADNCGLYAQAQTSNKASDHGWVCDRQLSKLHKYEEEVDLETGASKGWLPELEVQSYDLDWTEAPAAVVIGGETHGVSLESLQLAENTGGKRLVIPVVPGVDSLNSAMAASILLFEGKRQLRVRAEHWSRDRSSH from the exons ATGACATACCCAGAGACTCAGCTTCGCCATTCACTACCCTTATTGTTGATTTGTGACAATCTCCGTGACCCTGGGAACCTGGGGACGATTCTGAGATCTGCTGCTGGGGCAGGCTGCAGCAAAGTATTACTCACCAAGG GGTGTGTGGATGCCTGGGAGCCCAAAGTGCTGCGCGCAGGTATGGGTGCGCATTTCCAGGTGCCCATCATCAACAATCTGGACTGGGAAACAGTACCCAACTACCTGCCCACCGATACCCGGGTCTACGTGGCTGACAACTGTGGTCTTTATGCCCAGGCCCAGACATCTAATAAAGCCAGTGACCATGGCTGGGTATGTGACCGACAGCTCTCGAAGCTTCACAAGTATGAGGAAGAGGTGGATCTAGAAACTGGAGCCAGTAAAGGCTGGCTCCCTGAACTTGAGGTCCAGAGTTATGACTTGGACTGGACAGAGGCACCAGCAGCTGTGGTGATAGGTGGGGAGACCCACGGTGTGAGCCTGGAGTCCCTGCAATTGGCCGAGAACACTGGGGGCAAGAGGCTGGTGATTCCCGTCGTGCCTGGTGTGGACAGCCTAAACTCAGCCATGGCTGCAAGCATCCTGCTCTTTGAAGGGAAAAGACAACTGCGGGTAAGGGCGGAACACTGGAGCAGGGACAGGAGTTCCCACTGA
- the GEMIN4 gene encoding gem-associated protein 4, with protein MDLGPLNICEEMTILHGGFLLAEQLFRPKALAELTKSDWEHVGRPIVEALREISSTACSQPFAWKKKALIIIWAKVLQPYPVTPSDTETRWQEDVFFSVGNMIPTINHTVLFELLKSLEASGLFIQLLMALPTTICRAELEHFLEHMMIDTSSKDVAFFLDVWWEMMKHKGNQQDPLLSQFRTMAHKYLSSTDEFSHPPKRFKSDPDVCPTMPLLAMLLTGLKQIQNRILCPGMKCCALANLADMLTVFALMEDDPQEVSATVYLDKLATVISVWNSDTQNPYHQQALAEKVKEAERDVSLSSLAKLPSETIFVGFEFLRSLLREWGEELQTMLNSSQGTNYDSYRLCDSLTSFSQNLKLYLNTTGLSKEERQVVSELAECVEDFLRKTNRVLKNKGFEQDITASIAMAIIEQKMDRHMEMCYIFASEKQWAFSDEWLACLVNNQALFREPDLVLKLLETVIEVSTTDRAIPEPQLKQVINLILECYADLSLPDKNKVLSGVLLSWGRKGLSEKLLAYLEGFQEDLNTTFNQLAQSASEQGLAKAVASVARLVILHPEMTVKKMCSMAVVNLGTHKFLAQILTAFPALRFTEEQGPDPSITFMVSCLKETVWTKFSTPKEEKQFLELLGYLVRPVKPQGIPVAALLEPDEVLKEFVLPFLMLDVEEVDLSLKIFIQTLEANACLEEYWLQTCSPFPLIFSLCQLLDCFSKYWQLPKEKRCLSLDGKDLVIHILELLCETVLANAKTFSPDTWIKSLSWLHRKLEQLDWTVGLRLKNFFEGHFKCEVPATLFEICKLSEDEWTSQAHPGYGPGTGLLAWMECCYISSSISERMLSLLVVDVGNPEEVRLFSKGFLVALVQVMPWCSPQEWQYLYQLTRRLLEKQLLHVPYSLEYIQFVPLLNLKPFAQELQLSVLFLRAFQFLCSQSCRNWLPMEGWSHVVKLLCGSLTNLLDSVRLIQSVGPWAQGQEQDLTQETLFFYTQVFCHVLHIMAMLHQEVCEPLYVLALEILTCYETLSKTNPSVSSLLQKVNEQRFLKSIAENISPEEWRQTLLQKISNF; from the exons ATGGACCTAG GACCCTTGAATATCTGTGAAGAAATGACTATTCTGCATGGGGGCTTCTTGCTGGCTGAGCAGCTGTTCCGCCCCAAAGCATTGGCAGAATTGACAAAGTCTGACTGGGAGCATGTTGGGCGGCCCATTGTGGAGGCCTTGAGGGAGATCTCCTCCACAGCATGCTCCCAACCCTTCGCCTGGAAGAAGAAAGCTCTGATCATCATCTGGGCAAAAGTTCTTCAGCCTTACCCTGTCACCCCTTCTGACACTGAAACTCGGTGGCAGGAAGATGTGTTCTTCTCCGTAGGCAACATGATCCCTACCATCAATCACACGGTCCTTTTTGAGCTGCTCAAGTCCCTGGAAGCTTCTGGACTCTTTATCCAGCTCCTAATGGCCCTGCCCACCACCATCTGCCGTGCGGAACTAGAGCACTTTTTGGAGCACATGATGATTGACACTTCGTCAAAGGATGTGGCCTTTTTCCTTGATGTCTGGTGGGAAATGATGAAGCACAAGGGCAATCAGCAGGACCCCCTGCTCTCTCAGTTTAGGACAATGGCCCATAAGTACTTGTCCTCTACAGATGAGTTCTCCCATCCTCCAAAGAGGTTTAAGTCAGACCCAGATGTGTGTCCTACCATGCCACTGTTGGCCATGCTGCTTACGGGGCTGAAGCAAATTCAAAATAGAATCCTGTGCCCTGGGATGAAGTGCTGTGCATTAGCCAACTTGGCTGACATGCTCACTGTGTTTGCACTGATGGAGGACGACCCCCAGGAAGTGTCTGCAACTGTATATCTAGACAAACTGGCCACAGTGATCTCCGTGTGGAATTCAGACACCCAGAACCCATATCACCAACAGGCACTGGCAGAGAAGGTAAAGGAGGCAGAACGGGACGTCAGCCTGAGCTCACTGGCCAAACTTCCGAGCGAGACGATTTTCGTGGGGTTTGAGTTCCTGCGCAGCCTGCTGCGGGAGTGGGGGGAAGAGCTGCAGACCATGCTCAATAGCAGCCAAGGGACCAATTATGACAGCTATCGGCTGTGTGACAGTCTGACTTCCTTCAGCCAGAACCTGAAGCTGTACCTGAATACCACGGGCTTGTCCAAGGAGGAGAGGCAGGTAGTCTCTGAGCTGGCAGAGTGTGTCGAGGACttcctgaggaaaacaaacaggGTACTGAAGAACAAGGGCTTCGAGCAGGACATCACCGCCTCGATCGCCATGGCCATTATTGAGCAGAAGATGGACCGGCATATGGAAATGTGCTACATTTTTGCTTCTGAGAAGCAGTGGGCCTTCTCAGACGAGTGGCTAGCATGCCTGGTTAATAACCAGGCTCTCTTCCGAGAGCCAGACTTGGTGTTAAAGCTGCTGGAAACAGTGATAGAAGTCAGCACGACAGACAGAGCCATCCCCGAACCTCAGCTCAAACAAGTGATCAACTTGATCCTGGAATGTTATGCAGACCTGTCACTTCCAGATAAAAATAAAGTCCTCTCAGGTGTCCTGCTTTCCTGGGGGCGAAAGGGCCTCTCTGAGAAGTTGCTAGCTTACTTGGAGGGGTTTCAGGAAGACCTCAATACGACTTTCAACCAGCTTGCTCAGAGTGCCTCTGAACAGGGCTTGGCTAAAGCTGTAGCTTCTGTGGCCCGCCTGGTAATACTGCACCCGGAGATGACAGTGAAGAAAATGTGCAGCATGGCTGTGGTCAATCTCGGCACCCATAAGTTCCTGGCTCAGATTCTCACTGCCTTCCCGGCCCTTAGGTTCACAGAAGAGCAGGGTCCAGATCCATCCATCACTTTCATGGTGTCATGCCTCAAAGAAACTGTGTGGACAAAGTTCTCTACACCCAAGGAAGAAAAGCAGTTCTTGGAGCTCCTGGGCTACCTGGTGAGGCCTGTGAAGCCCCAGGGGATTCCAGTTGCTGCTCTTCTTGAGCCAGATGAGGTGCTAAAGGAGTTTGTCCTGCCTTTCTTGATGCTAGATGTTGAAGAGGTGGACCTCAGTCTGAAGATCTTCATCCAGACTCTTGAAGCCAATGCGTGCCTGGAGGAATACTGGCTCCAGACGTGTTCTCCATTCCCCCTCATCTTCAGCTTGTGCCAGCTCCTGGATTGCTTTAGCAAGTACTGGCAGCTCCCCAAGGAGAAGCGCTGCCTCTCCTTGGATGGCAAGGATCTGGTGATCCATATTCTGGAGCTCCTCTGTGAGACTGTATTAGCTAATGCCAAGACCTTCTCCCCAGACACCTGGATCAAGTCCTTGTCCTGGCTCCACCGGAAGTTGGAGCAACTAGACTGGACTGTGGGCCTGAGACTGAAAAACTTCTTTGAGGGCCACTTCAAGTGTGAGGTGCCAGCCACACTTTTTGAGATCTGCAAGCTCTCTGAGGATGAGTGGACCTCCCAGGCCCACCCTGGCTATGGGCCAGGCACAGGGCTTCTTGCCTGGATGGAGTGCTGCTACATCTCCAGCAGCATCTCTGAACGGATGCTCTCCCTCCTGGTGGTAGATGTGGGTAACCCTGAGGAGGTCAGATTGTTCAGCAAGGGCTTTCTGGTGGCCCTGGTGCAAGTCATGCCTTGGTGCAGCCCCCAAGAGTGGCAGTACCTTTACCAGTTGACCAGGAGACTGTTGGAGAAACAGCTCCTGCATGTCCCTTATAGCCTGGAATATATTCAGTTTGTTCCTCTGCTCAACCTGAAGCCCTTTGCGCAGGAGCTCCAACTCTCCGTACTCTTCCTGAGAgctttccagtttctctgcagCCAGAGTTGTCGTAATTGGCTTCCTATGGAAGGCTGGAGCCATGTAGTCAAACTCCTCTGTGGCAGTCTGACCAACCTCCTGGACTCAGTGAGGTTAATACAATCAGTTGGCCCATGGGCCCAAGGACAAGAACAGGACCTGACTCAGGAGACCCTGTTTTTTTACACTCAGGTATTCTGTCATGTTCTGCACATCATGGCCATGCTCCACCAAGAGGTGTGTGAACCACTCTACGTTTTGGCCTTGGAAATCCTCACCTGCTACGAAACGCTGAGCAAGACCAACCCTTCTGTTAGCTCCTTGCTCCAGAAGGTAAATGAGCAGCGCTTCTTAAAGTCCATTGCCGAGAACATCAGCCCTGAGGAGTGGCGCCAAACCTTGCTGCAGAAGATCAGCAACTTCTGA
- the GLOD4 gene encoding glyoxalase domain-containing protein 4: MVMATRRALHFVFKVGNRFQTARFYRDVLGMKILRHEEFEEGCKATCNGPYDGKWSKTMVGFGPEDDHFVAELTYNYGIGDYKLGNDFLGITLASSQAVSNARKLEWPLSEVAEGVFETEAPGGYKFYLQNRSPPQSDPVLKVTLAVSDLQKSLNYWSNLLGMKIYEKDEEKQKALLGYADNQCKLELQAIQGAVDHAAAFGRIAFSCPQKELPDLEDLMKRENQKILTPLVSLDTPGKATVQVVILADPDGHEICFVGDEAFRELSKMDPEGSKLLNDAMAADKSDEWFAKRNKPKASG, encoded by the exons ATGGTCATGGCGACTCGGCGGGCTCTGCACTTCGTGTTCAAAGTGGGAAACCGCTTCCAGACGGCGCGTTTCTATCGTGATGTCCTGGGAATGAAG ATTCTGCGGCATGAGGAATTTGAAGAAGGCTGCAAAGCTACCTGTAATGG gCCTTATGATGGCAAATGGAGTAAAACAATGGTGGGATTTGGACCTGAGGATGATCATTTTGTTGCAGAACTGACTTACAATTATGGCATCGGAGACTACAAGCTTGGCAATGACTTCTTG GGTATCACACTCGCTTCTAGCCAGGCTGTCAGCAATGCCAGGAAGCTGGAGTGGCCACTCAGTGAAGTTGCAGAAGGTGTTTttgaaactgaggccccaggaggaTATAAGTTCTATTTGCAGAATCGCAGTCCACCTCAGTCAG ATCCTGTATTAAAAGTAACTCTGGCAGTGTCTGATCTTCAGAAGTCCTTGAACTACTGGTCTAATCTACTGGGaatgaaaatttatgaaaaagatgaagagaaacaaaaggctTTGCTGGGCTATGCTGATAACCAG TGTAAGCTGGAGCTCCAGGCCATCCAGGGTGCAGTTGATCATGCAGCAGCTTTTGGAAGAATTGCCTTTTCTTGCCCCCAAAAAGAG TTACCGGACTTAGAAGACTTGATGAAAAGGGAGAACCAAAAGATCCTGACTCCCCTGGTGAGTCTGGATACCCCAGGGAAAGCCACGGTTCAAGTGGTCATCCTGGCTGACCCT GATGGACATGAAATTTGCTTTGTGGGGGATGAAGCATTTCGAGAACTTTCTAAGATGGATCCAGAGGGAAGCAAATTGTTGAATGAT GCAATGGCAGCAGATAAAAGTGATGAATGGTTTGCTAAACGAAATAAACCAAAGGCTTCAGGTTAA
- the MRM3 gene encoding rRNA methyltransferase 3, mitochondrial isoform X1 produces MATLVKGLGQATRPLLPVVQSWDRDARRWVRALRRSPVKVVFPSGEVVERKPSPGKQPRKGVFEAGRHEQRLKQPLPVPPSQTPSTWEESGLRYDKALPGDKRLSSVMTVVKSRPFREKQGKILLEGRRLIADALKAGAVPKVFFFSRLDYIKELPTDKLKGVSLIKVKFEDIKDWSDLVTPQGIMGIFAKPDHVKMTYPETQLRHSLPLLLICDNLRDPGNLGTILRSAAGAGCSKVLLTKGCVDAWEPKVLRAGMGAHFQVPIINNLDWETVPNYLPTDTRVYVADNCGLYAQAQTSNKASDHGWVCDRQLSKLHKYEEEVDLETGASKGWLPELEVQSYDLDWTEAPAAVVIGGETHGVSLESLQLAENTGGKRLVIPVVPGVDSLNSAMAASILLFEGKRQLRVRAEHWSRDRSSH; encoded by the exons ATGGCGACGCTGGTGAAGGGCCTGGGGCAGGCCACGCGACCGTTGTTACCGGTGGTTCAGAGTTGGGACCGTGACGCTCGGCGCTGGGTGCGGGCACTGCGGCGGAGCCCCGTGAAAGTGGTGTTTCCATCGGGAGAGGTGGTGGAACGGAAGCCCAGTCCTGGGAAGCAGCCCCGGAAAGGGGTGTTTGAGGCCGGTCGCCACGAGCAGCGACTGAAGCAGCCGCTTCCTGTGCCCCCATCCCAGACGCCCAGCACCTGGGAAGAGTCCGGGCTTCGCTATGACAAGGCTTTACCAGGGGACAAAAGGCTGAG CAGTGTAATGACAGTCGTTAAGTCCAGGCCATTTCGGGAAAAGCAAGGGAAGATCTTGCTGGAAGGTCGCAGATTGATTGCAGACGCTCTCAAGGCTGGTGCTGTGccaaaagttttcttctttagccGTCTGGACTACATAAAGGAGCTGCCCACTGATAAGCTGAAAGGTGTCAGCCTCATTAAGGTGAAATTTGAGGACATCAAGGATTGGTCTGATCTAGTAACACCACAAGGAATAATGG GGATTTTTGCCAAACCTGACCATGTTAAGATGACATACCCAGAGACTCAGCTTCGCCATTCACTACCCTTATTGTTGATTTGTGACAATCTCCGTGACCCTGGGAACCTGGGGACGATTCTGAGATCTGCTGCTGGGGCAGGCTGCAGCAAAGTATTACTCACCAAGG GGTGTGTGGATGCCTGGGAGCCCAAAGTGCTGCGCGCAGGTATGGGTGCGCATTTCCAGGTGCCCATCATCAACAATCTGGACTGGGAAACAGTACCCAACTACCTGCCCACCGATACCCGGGTCTACGTGGCTGACAACTGTGGTCTTTATGCCCAGGCCCAGACATCTAATAAAGCCAGTGACCATGGCTGGGTATGTGACCGACAGCTCTCGAAGCTTCACAAGTATGAGGAAGAGGTGGATCTAGAAACTGGAGCCAGTAAAGGCTGGCTCCCTGAACTTGAGGTCCAGAGTTATGACTTGGACTGGACAGAGGCACCAGCAGCTGTGGTGATAGGTGGGGAGACCCACGGTGTGAGCCTGGAGTCCCTGCAATTGGCCGAGAACACTGGGGGCAAGAGGCTGGTGATTCCCGTCGTGCCTGGTGTGGACAGCCTAAACTCAGCCATGGCTGCAAGCATCCTGCTCTTTGAAGGGAAAAGACAACTGCGGGTAAGGGCGGAACACTGGAGCAGGGACAGGAGTTCCCACTGA
- the MRM3 gene encoding rRNA methyltransferase 3, mitochondrial isoform X2 — translation MATLVKGLGQATRPLLPVVQSWDRDARRWVRALRRSPVKVVFPSGEVVERKPSPGKQPRKGVFEAGRHEQRLKQPLPVPPSQTPSTWEESGLRYDKALPGDKRLSVMTVVKSRPFREKQGKILLEGRRLIADALKAGAVPKVFFFSRLDYIKELPTDKLKGVSLIKVKFEDIKDWSDLVTPQGIMGIFAKPDHVKMTYPETQLRHSLPLLLICDNLRDPGNLGTILRSAAGAGCSKVLLTKGCVDAWEPKVLRAGMGAHFQVPIINNLDWETVPNYLPTDTRVYVADNCGLYAQAQTSNKASDHGWVCDRQLSKLHKYEEEVDLETGASKGWLPELEVQSYDLDWTEAPAAVVIGGETHGVSLESLQLAENTGGKRLVIPVVPGVDSLNSAMAASILLFEGKRQLRVRAEHWSRDRSSH, via the exons ATGGCGACGCTGGTGAAGGGCCTGGGGCAGGCCACGCGACCGTTGTTACCGGTGGTTCAGAGTTGGGACCGTGACGCTCGGCGCTGGGTGCGGGCACTGCGGCGGAGCCCCGTGAAAGTGGTGTTTCCATCGGGAGAGGTGGTGGAACGGAAGCCCAGTCCTGGGAAGCAGCCCCGGAAAGGGGTGTTTGAGGCCGGTCGCCACGAGCAGCGACTGAAGCAGCCGCTTCCTGTGCCCCCATCCCAGACGCCCAGCACCTGGGAAGAGTCCGGGCTTCGCTATGACAAGGCTTTACCAGGGGACAAAAGGCTGAG TGTAATGACAGTCGTTAAGTCCAGGCCATTTCGGGAAAAGCAAGGGAAGATCTTGCTGGAAGGTCGCAGATTGATTGCAGACGCTCTCAAGGCTGGTGCTGTGccaaaagttttcttctttagccGTCTGGACTACATAAAGGAGCTGCCCACTGATAAGCTGAAAGGTGTCAGCCTCATTAAGGTGAAATTTGAGGACATCAAGGATTGGTCTGATCTAGTAACACCACAAGGAATAATGG GGATTTTTGCCAAACCTGACCATGTTAAGATGACATACCCAGAGACTCAGCTTCGCCATTCACTACCCTTATTGTTGATTTGTGACAATCTCCGTGACCCTGGGAACCTGGGGACGATTCTGAGATCTGCTGCTGGGGCAGGCTGCAGCAAAGTATTACTCACCAAGG GGTGTGTGGATGCCTGGGAGCCCAAAGTGCTGCGCGCAGGTATGGGTGCGCATTTCCAGGTGCCCATCATCAACAATCTGGACTGGGAAACAGTACCCAACTACCTGCCCACCGATACCCGGGTCTACGTGGCTGACAACTGTGGTCTTTATGCCCAGGCCCAGACATCTAATAAAGCCAGTGACCATGGCTGGGTATGTGACCGACAGCTCTCGAAGCTTCACAAGTATGAGGAAGAGGTGGATCTAGAAACTGGAGCCAGTAAAGGCTGGCTCCCTGAACTTGAGGTCCAGAGTTATGACTTGGACTGGACAGAGGCACCAGCAGCTGTGGTGATAGGTGGGGAGACCCACGGTGTGAGCCTGGAGTCCCTGCAATTGGCCGAGAACACTGGGGGCAAGAGGCTGGTGATTCCCGTCGTGCCTGGTGTGGACAGCCTAAACTCAGCCATGGCTGCAAGCATCCTGCTCTTTGAAGGGAAAAGACAACTGCGGGTAAGGGCGGAACACTGGAGCAGGGACAGGAGTTCCCACTGA